The following proteins come from a genomic window of Musa acuminata AAA Group cultivar baxijiao chromosome BXJ1-7, Cavendish_Baxijiao_AAA, whole genome shotgun sequence:
- the LOC103990604 gene encoding protein FAR1-RELATED SEQUENCE 5, with protein MMDGNSHGVNGLIEQHVDLEDDSINFWTTLGVSPHVHVVEPEHHLVPQHQHHHIEQQQQQQQQQPLELVEQSVRRELFAVEGDPRIEPFVGMEFESGEAAKTFYIAYAGRVGFSVRIARSRRSKCNESIIMLRFVCSREGFSREKRIIAGKKTRKRAASIREGCKAMLEVIRRGDERWVVTKLVKEHNHEVGMPSRVHYIATEGDAVMDPYIGMEFESLEVAKTFYYAYASRVGFEARVRQSRRSLHDESLKMLKLVCSKHRYHSGRDNGSDENKRVQNQDPSKEGCDALFEIIRKDSDIWIVSKLVLEHNHELKPSPPSKVRCIRSQGEILVIAKNFADTRNLLLNGQGSQYPREIRYNDFGPDDAQSLLEYFKKTQIENPAFYYAVHIENNNCMTNIFWADSKARMAYYYFGDAVRFETKYRNDKELMPIVMFTGVNHHLQPVVFGCALLVDETEASFAWLFENWLAAMPALPPVSLITELNRTITSAVAKALPQTRHCFCKAHILSTIQDELPDLFSEHVPFEGELKTCIDESETTELFESCWVALINKYGLKENAYMQSLYNIRQQWVPVFVKQTFLAEVPGSQRCGNFDKVIEKYFTTKTLLRVAVRQLSQMLASQYEKEAQAEFVTLFEKPFLRTASPMEKQAAGIYTRSIFDRFQEEFVESLGYHVDKIEDGPISKYRVMRNEEDDEAYSVYFNVTENKAHCGCCMFEFSGILCRHALRVFIVNGVRTLPNDYILKRWTKHAKSGSVLDDYGIELRGYSDDPSIARYNDLCRDAIRCAREGATSTEFYTVAKDSLQKAVNEIVSTKQKRGQQTLQSFIASQKKQTKKVAKITPSKDASSKNLRKLTSIKLLSENDIR; from the coding sequence ATGATGGATGGTAATTCCCACGGTGTCAATGGCTTGATAGAGCAGCATGTGGATCTCGAGGATGATAGCATAAACTTCTGGACAACATTGGGTGTCAGTCCTCATGTCCATGTTGTGGAACCTGAGCATCATCTTGTGCCTCAGCATCAACACCACCACAtagagcagcagcaacagcaacaacaacagcagccTCTTGAACTGGTGGAGCAGTCAGTCCGAAGAGAGCTTTTTGCAGTGGAAGGGGATCCAAGGATAGAACCATTTGTTGGTATGGAGTTTGAATCTGGGGAGGCTGCAAAGACGTTCTATATAGCTTATGCTGGACGTGTGGGCTTCTCTGTTCGTATTGCCAGGTCACGACGGTCGAAATGCAATGAGTCCATCATCATGCTGCGATTTGTGTGCTCGAGAGAAGGTTTTAGCAGAGAGAAGCGCATCATTGCTGGCAAGAAGACAAGGAAGCGGGCTGCTTCCATCAGAGAAGGGTGTAAGGCTATGCTCGAGGTGATTCGAAGAGGCGATGAGAGGTGGGTCGTGACGAAGCTTGTGAAGGAGCATAATCACGAGGTCGGTATGCCAAGCAGGGTGCATTACATTGCCACGGAGGGAGATGCTGTGATGGATCCATATATTGGGATGGAGTTTGAATCTCTTGAAGTTGCCAAGACATTTTATTATGCGTATGCAAGCCGTGTGGGCTTTGAAGCTCGTGTTCGACAGTCACGCCGTTCTTTGCATGATGAATCActtaaaatgttgaaacttgtttgCTCAAAGCATCGCTACCATTCAGGAAGGGATAATGGTAGTGATGAAAACAAGAGGGTGCAGAATCAAGATCCATCCAAAGAAGGTTGTGATGCATTATTTGAGATAATTCGGAAAGATTCTGACATTTGGATCGTTTCCAAACTCGTGCTGGAGCATAATCATGAACTGAAACCTTCTCCGCCAAGCAAGGTTCGATGCATCCGCTCTCAAGGAGAGATACTAGTTATTGCGAAAAACTTTGCTGATACCCGCAATCTTCTATTAAATGGCCAAGGCTCACAGTATCCTAGAGAGATTCGATATAATGATTTTGGGCCAGATGATGCTCAAAGTCTGCTTGAATACTTTAAGAAAACACAAATAGAGAACCCTGCCTTTTATTATGCAGTGCATATTGAAAACAATAATTGCATGACCAACATCTTCTGGGCTGATTCTAAAGCTCGTATGGCTTACTACTACTTTGGTGATGCTGTTAGGTTTGAGACAAAATACAGAAATGACAAGGAGCTAATGCCTATTGTTATGTTCACAGGTGTTAACCATCATTTACAACCAGTAGTTTTTGGATGTGCTCTGCTTGTAGATGAGACAGAGGCATCATTTGCCTGGCTTTTCGAGAATTGGCTTGCAGCGATGCCTGCACTGCCTCCTGTATCATTGATTACTGAACTAAACAGGACGATTACATCAGCAGTTGCTAAGGCATTGCCACAAACTCGTCATTGTTTTTGCAAGGCACATATCTTAAGTACCATCCAAGATGAATTGCCTGATTTGTTTTCAGAACATGTTCCTTTTGAAGGAGAATTGAAAACATGCATTGATGAGTCTGAAACAACTGAATTATTTGAATCATGCTGGGTTGCATTGATAAATAAGTATGGTCTGAAGGAGAATGCTTATATGCAGTCATTATACAATATACGTCAGCAGTGGGTCCCTGTCTTTGTAAAGCAAACCTTCCTTGCAGAAGTCCCTGGATCACAAAGATGTGGAAACTTTGACAAAGTTATCGAAAAATATTTCACAACAAAGACCCTTCTACGGGTGGCTGTTAGGCAACTATCTCAGATGCTTGCAAGTCAGTATGAAAAAGAAGCGCAAGCAGAGTTTGTTACATTGTTTGAGAAGCCATTTTTGAGGACTGCTTCACCAATGGAAAAGCAGGCAGCTGGTATCTACACGAGATCAATTTTTGACAGGTTTCAAGAGGAATTTGTTGAATCTTTGGGTTATCATGTGGATAAAATAGAGGATGGGCCTATTAGCAAATATAGAGTGATGAGAAATGAGGAAGATGATGAAGCATACAGTGTTTATTTCAATGTCACTGAGAACAAAGCACACTGTGGTTGTTGTATGTTTGAGTTTTCTGGCATTCTGTGTAGACATGCGCTAAGAGTCTTTATAGTTAATGGTGTTCGCACACTCCCAAATGATTACATCTTAAAACGGTGGACAAAACATGCTAAGAGTGGCTCTGTCTTAGATGACTATGGTATTGAACTCAGAGGTTACTCTGATGACCCTTCAATAGCACGATATAATGATCTCTGTCGTGATGCCATACGATGTGCCAGAGAGGGGGCAACGTCCACTGAATTTTATACTGTTGCGAAGGACTCTCTCCAGAAGGCTGTAAATGAGATAGTGTCGACAAAGCAAAAGAGAGGGCAGCAAACTCTGCAGAGTTTTATTGCTTCACAGAAGAAGCAAACTAAAAAGGTTGCGAAGATCACTCCTAGTAAAGATGCTTCCAGCAAGAACTTGAGGAAGCTAACATCGATAAAACTGCTGTCTGAGAATGACATCAGATGA
- the LOC103990603 gene encoding RNA polymerase sigma factor sigB isoform X1 produces MACLVPQFKPPPTSDSHSRLSLPSLHPKARESVWSQVRCVLSPKTALIDFEQIPTLEARSTSLSTCAIKPLTYTGAVGLPTKTSFEATWASEALLTNEEAVIAAAAAEAVALARAALELAKDAAQMIRKSPSAEVENVNLSKTEWTGMTNHSVATETASHEDNVTLDESVRKDISSSMYNETEVEETEYCENIAVRSGRQTERRARRARAAEKAAAGVLNLKSGSSGKKKRSTLQEIDYSDPLHYLRGTTSTSRLLTAAEEVELSEGIQDLLKMERLQQELTERNGCQPTFVQWAAAAGIDQKALRKRLNYGTFCKDKMITSNIRLVISIAKNYQHAGMNLQDLVQEGCRGLIKGAEKFDASKGFKFSTYAHWWIKQAVRKSLSEQSRTIRLPFHMVEATYRVREAKKQLYSENGRHPDHEEVAEASGLSMKRFAAVMLTPKAPRSLDQKIGINQTLKPSEVIADPDAETSEDVLIKQFMREDLNKVLDTLNPREKRVVRWRFGLEDGRMKTLQEIGELMGVSRERIRQIEFCAFRKLKSKKRTKNLQQYIIS; encoded by the exons ATGGCGTGCCTGGTGCCGCAGTTCAAGCCCCCGCCCACCTCCGACTCCCACTCCAGGCTCTCTCTCCCCTCGCTTCACC CAAAGGCCAGAGAATCAGTTTGGTCCCAGGTTCGGTGTGTTTTATCCCCTAAAACAGCTCTGATTGATTTTGAGCAAATACCTACGTTGGAAGCACGTTCAACTTCCTTATCTACCTGTGCCATTAAACCGTTGACCTATACTGGAGCTGTTGGCCTACCGACCAAG ACTAGCTTCGAAGCAACCTGGGCTTCGGAAGCACTTCTCACGAATGAGGAGGCAGtaatagcagcagcagcagctgaagCAGTTGCTCTTGCTAGAGCAGCACTTGAACTTGCCAAAGATGCAGCTCAGATGATCAGGAAGAGTCCATCAGCAGAAGTTGAGAATGTTAACCTTTCCAAAACAGAATGGACTGGCATGACCAACCATTCTGTTGCCACTGAAACTGCATCCCATGAAGACAATGTTACCCTAGATGAATCTGTGCGTAAAGATATTTCCAGTTCAATGTACAATGAAACTGAAGTAGAAGAAACGGAATATTGTGAAAACATTGCTGTGAGATCTGGGCGTCAAACTGAAAGGAGAGCTAGAAGGGCAAGGGCAGCAGAAAAGGCTGCTGCTGGTGTTTTAAATTTGAAGTCCGGGTCATCTGGAAAGAAAAAACGTTCTACTCTTCAGGAGATTGATTATTCAGATCCCTTGCATTACTTAAGGGGAACAACAAGTACATCAAGGCTTCTCACAGCAGCTGAAGAGGTCGAATTATCAGAGGGAATTCAG GATCTACTAAAGATGGAAAGGTTACAACAGGAACTCACAGAGCGAAATGGTTGTCAACCAACCTTTGTCCAATGGGCTGCAGCTGCTGGAATTGACCAGAAGGCTCTTAGAAAACGCTTAAACTATGGCACCTTTTGCAAGGACAAAATGATTACAAGTAACATACGACTTGTTATATCAATAGCAAAAAACTATCAGCATGCAGGAATGAACCTTCAAGATCTTGTTCAG GAAGGATGCAGAGGCCTCATAAAGGGTGCTGAAAAATTTGATGCTTCTAAGGGGTTTAAGTTTTCAACATATGCACATTGGTGGATCAAACAGGCTGTTCGGAAATCTCTTTCAGAACAATCCAGGACTATTCGGTTGCCT TTTCACATGGTTGAAGCCACATACCGAGTAAGAGAGGCCAAAAAGCAACTATACAGTGAGAACGGAAGGCATCCTGATCATGAAGAAGTCGCAGAAGCCTCTGGGTTGTCAATGAAGAGGTTTGCTGCAGTGATGCTGACCCCTAAAGCTCCGAGATCTCTGGATCAGAAGATTGGGATCAATCAGACCTTAAAACCTTCA GAAGTTATTGCTGATCCTGATGCTGAGACATCGGAAGACGtactcatcaagcaattcatgagAGAGGATCTGAACAAGGTGCTGGATACTTTAAATCCAAGAGAGAAGCGGGTCGTGAGATGGAGATTTGGATTAGAAGATGGAAGGATGAAGACACTGCAAGAGATAGGGGAGCTGATGGGAGTAAGCCGGGAGAGGATTCGGCAGATTGAGTTCTGCGCTTTTAGAAAACTGAAAAGCAAGAAGAGAACAAAGAATTTGCAGCAGTATATAATTTCGTAA
- the LOC103990603 gene encoding RNA polymerase sigma factor sigB isoform X2, whose product MIRKSPSAEVENVNLSKTEWTGMTNHSVATETASHEDNVTLDESVRKDISSSMYNETEVEETEYCENIAVRSGRQTERRARRARAAEKAAAGVLNLKSGSSGKKKRSTLQEIDYSDPLHYLRGTTSTSRLLTAAEEVELSEGIQDLLKMERLQQELTERNGCQPTFVQWAAAAGIDQKALRKRLNYGTFCKDKMITSNIRLVISIAKNYQHAGMNLQDLVQEGCRGLIKGAEKFDASKGFKFSTYAHWWIKQAVRKSLSEQSRTIRLPFHMVEATYRVREAKKQLYSENGRHPDHEEVAEASGLSMKRFAAVMLTPKAPRSLDQKIGINQTLKPSEVIADPDAETSEDVLIKQFMREDLNKVLDTLNPREKRVVRWRFGLEDGRMKTLQEIGELMGVSRERIRQIEFCAFRKLKSKKRTKNLQQYIISRRITDGCRWCIISDPFVKKAYREFESTLTACSFSTSKLSMAVPPTRTRSDTRVACQRRTGRRAGFDSKSKARVHDRFRL is encoded by the exons ATGATCAGGAAGAGTCCATCAGCAGAAGTTGAGAATGTTAACCTTTCCAAAACAGAATGGACTGGCATGACCAACCATTCTGTTGCCACTGAAACTGCATCCCATGAAGACAATGTTACCCTAGATGAATCTGTGCGTAAAGATATTTCCAGTTCAATGTACAATGAAACTGAAGTAGAAGAAACGGAATATTGTGAAAACATTGCTGTGAGATCTGGGCGTCAAACTGAAAGGAGAGCTAGAAGGGCAAGGGCAGCAGAAAAGGCTGCTGCTGGTGTTTTAAATTTGAAGTCCGGGTCATCTGGAAAGAAAAAACGTTCTACTCTTCAGGAGATTGATTATTCAGATCCCTTGCATTACTTAAGGGGAACAACAAGTACATCAAGGCTTCTCACAGCAGCTGAAGAGGTCGAATTATCAGAGGGAATTCAG GATCTACTAAAGATGGAAAGGTTACAACAGGAACTCACAGAGCGAAATGGTTGTCAACCAACCTTTGTCCAATGGGCTGCAGCTGCTGGAATTGACCAGAAGGCTCTTAGAAAACGCTTAAACTATGGCACCTTTTGCAAGGACAAAATGATTACAAGTAACATACGACTTGTTATATCAATAGCAAAAAACTATCAGCATGCAGGAATGAACCTTCAAGATCTTGTTCAG GAAGGATGCAGAGGCCTCATAAAGGGTGCTGAAAAATTTGATGCTTCTAAGGGGTTTAAGTTTTCAACATATGCACATTGGTGGATCAAACAGGCTGTTCGGAAATCTCTTTCAGAACAATCCAGGACTATTCGGTTGCCT TTTCACATGGTTGAAGCCACATACCGAGTAAGAGAGGCCAAAAAGCAACTATACAGTGAGAACGGAAGGCATCCTGATCATGAAGAAGTCGCAGAAGCCTCTGGGTTGTCAATGAAGAGGTTTGCTGCAGTGATGCTGACCCCTAAAGCTCCGAGATCTCTGGATCAGAAGATTGGGATCAATCAGACCTTAAAACCTTCA GAAGTTATTGCTGATCCTGATGCTGAGACATCGGAAGACGtactcatcaagcaattcatgagAGAGGATCTGAACAAGGTGCTGGATACTTTAAATCCAAGAGAGAAGCGGGTCGTGAGATGGAGATTTGGATTAGAAGATGGAAGGATGAAGACACTGCAAGAGATAGGGGAGCTGATGGGAGTAAGCCGGGAGAGGATTCGGCAGATTGAGTTCTGCGCTTTTAGAAAACTGAAAAGCAAGAAGAGAACAAAGAATTTGCAGCAGTATATAATTTC GAGAAGAATTACTGATGGATGCCGTTGGTGTATAATTAGTGATCCCTTTGTGAAGAAGGCGTATCGAGAATTCGAGTCAACGCTGACGGCTTGCTCTTTTTCCACGTCGAAGCTGTCGATGGCTGTGCCTCCAACCCGAACTCGGTCCGACACACGAGTGGCATGTCAGCGCCGGACGGGAAGGCGTGCTGGGTTCGATTCGAAGTCAAAGGCTCGGGTTCACGATCGTTTCCGCCTCTAA